Proteins encoded together in one Campylobacter concisus window:
- a CDS encoding IS1595 family transposase: MFHSHKLDFKVILLAIVIFSNATKGISALQLSRGLDVQYKTAWVLSHKIRESLMTSNSGNKFSGIVEMDGVYVGNYIKPANNINDRIDRRKAFKPNKRVIISLRERNLFGSGASKTKTFILKSENNVNINAIAKSHIAPNSEIHTDENSAYDDLLAHYDLKRVNHQIEYSGMNGENNNQSESFNARFRRLQYGQCHG; encoded by the coding sequence ATATTTCACTCTCATAAGCTTGATTTTAAAGTTATCCTTCTTGCTATCGTTATATTCTCCAATGCTACTAAAGGAATTTCAGCCTTACAGCTTAGTAGAGGTTTAGACGTTCAATATAAAACGGCTTGGGTCTTATCTCATAAAATAAGAGAAAGCCTTATGACTAGTAATAGCGGAAATAAATTTAGCGGCATAGTCGAGATGGACGGAGTATACGTCGGAAACTATATAAAGCCCGCTAATAATATAAACGATAGAATAGATAGACGCAAGGCTTTTAAACCTAATAAACGAGTTATCATATCTTTACGAGAGAGAAATCTATTTGGAAGCGGAGCTAGTAAGACTAAGACCTTTATTCTAAAAAGCGAGAATAACGTAAATATAAACGCTATCGCCAAATCTCATATTGCGCCAAACAGCGAAATTCATACCGATGAAAACTCGGCTTACGACGATTTGCTGGCTCATTACGATTTAAAAAGAGTAAATCACCAAATAGAATATAGCGGTATGAACGGAGAGAATAATAACCAAAGCGAAAGCTTTAACGCTAGATTTAGACGCTTACAATACGGTCAATGCCATGGCTAG
- a CDS encoding flippase — protein sequence MKYFKNTSWLFFEKMLRMFVGLFVGIWVTRYLGPERFGLFSYAQSLVGLFAAIATLGLDGIVVRELVKDESRANELIGTAFYLKLMGAILTLLILAVATYFTSNDRYTNLLVFIIASATIFQSFNVVDMYFQSKVLSKYVVFSNIISLFISSIVKIILILINAPLVAFAWVILFDSIVLALGLISFFIKYSTSEIKKIIFNKTIAISLLKDSWPLILSGVVVSIYMKIDQVMIQEMLGSEAVGQYAAATRLSEIWYFIPTVVASSLFPAIVNAKRQSEELYYDRLQKLFDLVVWIAIAIALPITFLSDMIVNMLYGEQYNQAASVLMIHIWASVFVFLGVVSGNWFINENLQLLAFWRTFYGMISNIFLNLLLITKYGIQGAAIATLISYMIVDFISDIVNCYSRRIFFMKLNTINPRRIW from the coding sequence ATGAAGTATTTTAAAAATACCTCATGGCTCTTTTTTGAAAAAATGCTCCGTATGTTTGTTGGACTTTTTGTAGGAATTTGGGTGACTAGATATTTAGGGCCTGAGAGATTCGGACTTTTTTCATATGCTCAAAGCCTTGTAGGACTTTTTGCTGCCATTGCTACGCTCGGACTTGATGGTATAGTAGTAAGGGAGTTGGTAAAAGATGAAAGTAGAGCAAATGAACTAATAGGTACTGCTTTTTATCTTAAGCTCATGGGTGCTATTTTGACACTATTGATTTTAGCTGTTGCTACTTATTTTACTTCAAATGATAGGTATACAAATTTATTAGTATTTATCATAGCTAGTGCTACTATATTTCAATCATTTAATGTAGTAGATATGTATTTTCAATCAAAGGTTCTATCAAAATATGTAGTGTTTTCTAATATTATCTCTCTTTTTATAAGTAGCATAGTAAAGATTATACTTATTTTGATTAACGCTCCGCTTGTAGCTTTTGCATGGGTTATTTTATTTGATAGTATAGTTTTGGCTTTGGGGCTTATTTCTTTTTTTATAAAATATTCAACTTCTGAGATTAAAAAAATAATATTTAATAAAACTATCGCTATATCTCTTTTAAAAGATAGCTGGCCACTTATCCTAAGTGGAGTTGTGGTATCTATATATATGAAAATAGATCAGGTTATGATTCAAGAGATGCTAGGAAGTGAGGCTGTTGGACAGTATGCTGCGGCAACTAGGTTAAGTGAGATTTGGTATTTTATACCTACTGTAGTTGCATCAAGTCTATTTCCTGCAATAGTAAATGCAAAAAGACAAAGTGAAGAGCTTTATTATGATAGACTTCAAAAGCTTTTTGACCTTGTTGTATGGATAGCCATTGCAATAGCGCTACCAATAACTTTTTTATCTGATATGATAGTAAATATGCTTTATGGAGAACAATATAATCAAGCAGCAAGTGTATTGATGATACATATTTGGGCAAGTGTATTTGTTTTTTTAGGAGTTGTTAGTGGGAATTGGTTTATAAATGAAAATTTACAGTTACTAGCATTTTGGAGAACTTTTTATGGCATGATTTCAAATATATTTTTAAATTTACTATTGATTACAAAATATGGAATTCAAGGTGCTGCTATAGCAACACTAATTAGTTATATGATTGTTGACTTTATATCTGATATTGTTAATTGTTATTCTAGAAGAATTTTTTTTATGAAACTAAATACAATTAATCCAAGGAGAATATGGTGA
- a CDS encoding transposase, whose product MYNTYFRNKNTYKGLKISQHFLLSSKARTISVRKIASMSENECYEYFKSIRWSSNKGNPVCPTCGSASSHYFIESRLTVSLQGLLSYF is encoded by the coding sequence ATGTATAATACATATTTTAGAAATAAAAACACATATAAAGGTTTAAAAATATCTCAACACTTCCTTCTCTCATCTAAAGCTAGAACAATCTCGGTTAGAAAGATAGCTAGTATGAGCGAGAATGAGTGTTACGAGTATTTTAAGTCGATTCGTTGGAGTAGCAACAAGGGTAATCCCGTTTGTCCGACTTGCGGAAGCGCTTCATCTCATTATTTTATAGAAAGTAGACTTACAGTATCGTTGCAAGGATTGCTTTCATACTTTTAG
- a CDS encoding FkbM family methyltransferase yields the protein MKIQYLRIFLKEICKNQDIDFLSVDVEGLDLMVLRSNNFEKYKPKIVLIEILGNSFSEIENNKIADHLNQYGYSIFTETINTVFL from the coding sequence TTGAAAATACAATACTTGAGGATATTCTTAAAAGAAATTTGCAAAAACCAGGATATAGATTTTTTATCGGTAGACGTTGAAGGACTGGATCTTATGGTTTTAAGATCAAATAACTTTGAAAAATACAAACCAAAAATAGTTTTGATAGAAATTTTAGGAAATAGTTTTAGTGAAATTGAAAACAATAAAATAGCTGATCATTTAAATCAATACGGCTACTCTATCTTTACAGAGACTATTAATACTGTATTTTTATAA